The Primulina tabacum isolate GXHZ01 chromosome 16, ASM2559414v2, whole genome shotgun sequence genome window below encodes:
- the LOC142528703 gene encoding alpha-L-arabinofuranosidase 1-like isoform X2, whose protein sequence is MEILCDISGDNICPARGVGIYNPGFWGMNIEEGKTYKVTLYISSSRPIEISVSFIGSKGQQILATGNIKAGDVTNWAKKEIFLVAQGTDRNSRLQFTTRKKGIIWFDQVSAMPLSTHKGHGFRADLFNMLVDLKPGFIRFPGGSFVEGEWLANAFRWKETIGPWEERPGHFGDVWQYWTDDGLGFFEYLQLAEDLGALPVWVFNNGISLNDQVDTSLILPFVQDILDAIEFARGDSKSKWGSVRVAMGHTEPFDLRYVAVGNQDCGSKNYRGNYNKFYNAIKQIYPDIKIISNCDGSYQQLDHPADLYDFHVYTNANTMFSMAHNFDHTSRRGPKAFVSEYAVTGNDAGRGNLLKALAEAGFLIGLETNSDVVEMASNAPLFVNANDWSFNPDAIVFDSSEAYGTPSYWMQHFFKESNGAILLDSKLQADPSTSIVTSAISWNDSDRNKSYVRIKVVNLGSNKLPLKISVNGVGKNSFESKGSQMTILTSTNAKDENSFSEPKKVAPITIPLKNVGNNMNVVLPPYSLTSMNLLKKPNSIYLVRSDTAEKTM, encoded by the exons ATGGAGATTTTGTGTGACATTAGTGGTGACAATATATGTCCAGCACGAGGAGTTGGCATATATAATCCTGGATTCTGGGGAATG AATATAGAAGAAGGAAAGACATATAAAGTGACCCTATATATTAGTTCATCGCGACCAATTGAAATATCTGTATCATTTATTGGTTCAAAAGGACAACAGATATTAGCCACGGGAAATATAAA AGCTGGTGATGTCACAAACTGGGCAAAAAAGGAGATCTTCTTGGTAGCACAGGGAACAGATCGTAACTCAAGATTGCAGTTTACGACAAGAAAAAAGGGTATTATATGGTTTGATCAAGTGTCAGCTATGCCTTTAAGCACACATAAG GGACATGGATTCCGAGCCGATCTTTTCAACATGCTTGTGGACTTGAAGCCGGGTTTTATCAGATTTCCAG GGGGTTCCTTTGTCGAAGGAGAATGGCTAGCCAATGCATTTCGATGGAAAGAAACTATCGGACCATGGGAAGAGAGACCGGGGCATTTTGGAGATGTTTGGCAGTATTGGACTGATGATGGGCTCGGTTTTTTTGAGTATCTCCAA CTCGCAGAAGATTTAGGTGCACTACCGGTTTGGGTGTTCAATAACG GAATCAGTCTTAATGATCAAGTTGACACTTCCCTCATTTTACCTTTTGTGCAA GACATTCTGGATGCTATTGAATTTGCTCGAGGAGACTCCAAGTCTAAGTGGGGTTCTGTTCGAGTTGCAATGGGACACACAGAGCCGTTTGATTTACGATACGTCGCTGTTGGAAATCAAGATTGTGGAAGCAAGAATTATCGAG GAAATTACAATAAGTTCTACAATGCGATAAAACAAATCTATCCAGATATCAAGATTATCTCGAACTGTGATGGCTCATATCAGCAGCTGGATCACCCAGCAGATTTGTACGATTTTCAT GTGTACACGAATGCGAATACTATGTTTTCGATGGCTCACAACTTTGATCACACCTCACGTCGTGGCCCAAAG GCTTTTGTGAGTGAGTACGCAGTGACTGGAAATGATGCAGGAAGGGGAAATCTTTTAAAGGCACTTGCTGAGGCTGGTTTTCTTATTGGTCTAGAGACAAATAG CGATGTCGTTGAAATGGCAAGCAATGCACCTTTGTTTGTTAACGCCAATGATTGGAG TTTCAATCCAGATGCTATAGTATTTGATTCTTCAGAGGCATATGGAACTCCTAGTTATTGGATGCAACATTTCTTCAAAGAATCAAATGGTGCCATTCTACTTGATTCCAAACTGCAAGCCGACCCATCAACCTCTATAGTCACATCTGCTATTTCTTGGAATGATTCAGACAGAAACAAAAGTTATGTGAGGATAAAG GTTGTGAACTTAGGTAGCAACAAATTGCCTCTCAAGATTTCAGTTAATGGGGTGGGAAAGAATTCATTTGAATCAAAAGGGTCCCAAATGACCATTTTGACATCCACCAATGCGAAGGATGAAAACTCTTTCAGTGAGCCTAAAAAG
- the LOC142528703 gene encoding alpha-L-arabinofuranosidase 1-like isoform X1: MDPSRTSYATLLFMIIGFCVACQCCSSGIDVKQTASLFVNASEKSFRQIPRTMFGISFEEINHSGTGGLWGELVNNRGFEAGGQNTPSNFNPWTILGNESLLHVSTDRSSCFDRNKVALRMEILCDISGDNICPARGVGIYNPGFWGMNIEEGKTYKVTLYISSSRPIEISVSFIGSKGQQILATGNIKAGDVTNWAKKEIFLVAQGTDRNSRLQFTTRKKGIIWFDQVSAMPLSTHKGHGFRADLFNMLVDLKPGFIRFPGGSFVEGEWLANAFRWKETIGPWEERPGHFGDVWQYWTDDGLGFFEYLQLAEDLGALPVWVFNNGISLNDQVDTSLILPFVQDILDAIEFARGDSKSKWGSVRVAMGHTEPFDLRYVAVGNQDCGSKNYRGNYNKFYNAIKQIYPDIKIISNCDGSYQQLDHPADLYDFHVYTNANTMFSMAHNFDHTSRRGPKAFVSEYAVTGNDAGRGNLLKALAEAGFLIGLETNSDVVEMASNAPLFVNANDWSFNPDAIVFDSSEAYGTPSYWMQHFFKESNGAILLDSKLQADPSTSIVTSAISWNDSDRNKSYVRIKVVNLGSNKLPLKISVNGVGKNSFESKGSQMTILTSTNAKDENSFSEPKKVAPITIPLKNVGNNMNVVLPPYSLTSMNLLKKPNSIYLVRSDTAEKTM, from the exons ATGGACCCGAGTCGCACTTCCTATGCTACCCTACTTTTCATGATTATTGGATTCTGCGTAGCTTGTCAGTGTTGTTCTAGTGGAATCGATGTAAAACAGACTGCATCGTTGTTCGTTAACGCTTCTGAAAAGTCATTTCGACAAATACCTCGTACCATGTTTGGTATATCATTCGAG GAGATCAATCATTCTGGGACTGGAGGACTGTGGGGAGAGCTAGTCAATAACCGAG GTTTCGAGGCCGGAGGCCAGAATACTCCATCAAACTTTAATCCTTGGACGATCCTCGGGAATGAGTCGTTGTTACATGTTTCAACAGACCGTTCATCCTGCTTCGACAGAAATAAGGTTGCACTTCGAATGGAGATTTTGTGTGACATTAGTGGTGACAATATATGTCCAGCACGAGGAGTTGGCATATATAATCCTGGATTCTGGGGAATG AATATAGAAGAAGGAAAGACATATAAAGTGACCCTATATATTAGTTCATCGCGACCAATTGAAATATCTGTATCATTTATTGGTTCAAAAGGACAACAGATATTAGCCACGGGAAATATAAA AGCTGGTGATGTCACAAACTGGGCAAAAAAGGAGATCTTCTTGGTAGCACAGGGAACAGATCGTAACTCAAGATTGCAGTTTACGACAAGAAAAAAGGGTATTATATGGTTTGATCAAGTGTCAGCTATGCCTTTAAGCACACATAAG GGACATGGATTCCGAGCCGATCTTTTCAACATGCTTGTGGACTTGAAGCCGGGTTTTATCAGATTTCCAG GGGGTTCCTTTGTCGAAGGAGAATGGCTAGCCAATGCATTTCGATGGAAAGAAACTATCGGACCATGGGAAGAGAGACCGGGGCATTTTGGAGATGTTTGGCAGTATTGGACTGATGATGGGCTCGGTTTTTTTGAGTATCTCCAA CTCGCAGAAGATTTAGGTGCACTACCGGTTTGGGTGTTCAATAACG GAATCAGTCTTAATGATCAAGTTGACACTTCCCTCATTTTACCTTTTGTGCAA GACATTCTGGATGCTATTGAATTTGCTCGAGGAGACTCCAAGTCTAAGTGGGGTTCTGTTCGAGTTGCAATGGGACACACAGAGCCGTTTGATTTACGATACGTCGCTGTTGGAAATCAAGATTGTGGAAGCAAGAATTATCGAG GAAATTACAATAAGTTCTACAATGCGATAAAACAAATCTATCCAGATATCAAGATTATCTCGAACTGTGATGGCTCATATCAGCAGCTGGATCACCCAGCAGATTTGTACGATTTTCAT GTGTACACGAATGCGAATACTATGTTTTCGATGGCTCACAACTTTGATCACACCTCACGTCGTGGCCCAAAG GCTTTTGTGAGTGAGTACGCAGTGACTGGAAATGATGCAGGAAGGGGAAATCTTTTAAAGGCACTTGCTGAGGCTGGTTTTCTTATTGGTCTAGAGACAAATAG CGATGTCGTTGAAATGGCAAGCAATGCACCTTTGTTTGTTAACGCCAATGATTGGAG TTTCAATCCAGATGCTATAGTATTTGATTCTTCAGAGGCATATGGAACTCCTAGTTATTGGATGCAACATTTCTTCAAAGAATCAAATGGTGCCATTCTACTTGATTCCAAACTGCAAGCCGACCCATCAACCTCTATAGTCACATCTGCTATTTCTTGGAATGATTCAGACAGAAACAAAAGTTATGTGAGGATAAAG GTTGTGAACTTAGGTAGCAACAAATTGCCTCTCAAGATTTCAGTTAATGGGGTGGGAAAGAATTCATTTGAATCAAAAGGGTCCCAAATGACCATTTTGACATCCACCAATGCGAAGGATGAAAACTCTTTCAGTGAGCCTAAAAAG
- the LOC142528472 gene encoding LOW QUALITY PROTEIN: uncharacterized protein LOC142528472 (The sequence of the model RefSeq protein was modified relative to this genomic sequence to represent the inferred CDS: inserted 1 base in 1 codon; deleted 1 base in 1 codon) gives MKPILREGHLFAIKNVIVADNRLKYKTTIHKFKSFRDLKNADVIDENELFDYWDIGNPTYKCEFCGAMFWYEERLCRSYKSRNPKYSLCCMQGKIQLPPLKKPPQLLHDLLNGVSDKSKHFLESIRSYNNMFCFTSMGGKIDSSLNRGGSPPIFKLHGQNYHLIGSLLPCEGSSPKQNNDTNNLHLELVSDLKVMLDENNVLVKCFRMTKERMMVEGRSDVKLKLIGRRSGDGRRYNLPSASEVAALIVGDFDESLGNRDILVETQTGQLKRINELNPAYLALQYPILFPYGEDGYREDIPFSESKSSIGGRKKVSLREFFAYRLHDRDFESSSILFSRRLFQQFIVDAYTMVESARLTYIRMHQKQLRCEMYKGLHDALLHGETNASTQGRRIILPSSFTGGARYMIQNYQDAMAICKWAGYPDLFITFTCNPKWPEILRFIEHYGLRAEDRPDIVCRIFKMKLDALIKDLRRNKIFGNVKAVIYTVEFQKRGLTHAHILLFLCKEDKYPAAEAIDHIISAEIPDEKNDPIYYGAVRDLMMHGPCGKTRKKSPCMSNGRCSKHFPKKFVEVTSIDEDGYPIYRRKDNGRTIIKNGVNLDNRFVVPHNRYLLIRYGAHMNVEWCNQSRAIKYLFKYINKGHDHVTASFYKSSDDDSLGKNVDEVNMYYDCRYISPCEAAWRIFGFDIQYRDPPVERLSFHLPNEQNIIFXDSDEISTVLDRTTINQSMFLAWMEARGATCYDDITFVNGVQYRSFRDACYALGLLNDDKEYIDDIIEASHWASAQSLRVLFATLLSSNCISRPEVVWESCWTYLSDDILYKRRNLLQHQGMHELIIYIYIYIYIELRSYALVDIEKLLQSYGKSLRELQSMPFPSDQYFQSSRNRLIHDELRFDRRSLSQEHDKLINNLNSEQRRVYDTIMKAIASNKGGVFFVYGYGCTGKTFVWKTLSAYLRSKGEIVLNVASSGIASLLLPGGRTAHSHFAIPFNPNEESTCNIKQGSHLAELIVKSKLIIWDEAPMTHKFCFEALDKSMKDIMRFVNPSSLHLPFGGKTVVFGGDFRQILPVIPKGSRQDIVHATINSSYLWRHCIVLRLTKNMRLQNLGYDEECAKIKKFSDWIANLGDGKIGEVGEQNDGYATIDIPDELLIKDCNDSIASIVESTLYLSSDTTCHSDRNVDLLNDVHTPEFLNGIRCSGVPNHELNLKVGTPVMLLRNIDHSLGLCNGTRLIVTRLGNHVLEGKILTGSNACHKVLIPRMSLTPSDLRLPFKFQRRQYPLIVSYAMTINKSQGQSLSHVGLFLKNPVFSHGQLYVAVSRVTNPEGLKILICDSDSNPKNSTTNVVFKEVFQNL, from the exons ATGAAACCAATTCTCCGAGAAGGTCATCTTTTTGCAATAAAAAACGTAATTGTTGCGGACAATCGTCTGAAATATAAGACAACAATACATAAGTTCAAGAGTTTTAGAGATTTGAAAAATGCAGATGTCATTGATGAGAATGAACTTTTTG ATTATTGGGACATAGGGAATCCAACGTACAAATGTGAATTTTGTGGTGCGATGTTTTGGTATGAAGAGAGGTTATGTCGAAGTTATAAATCTAGAAATCCTAAGTACTCTCTATGTTGTATGCAAGGAAAAATACAACTTCCTCCTTTAAAAAAACCTCCTCAATTACTGCATGATTTATTGAACGGAGTGAGTGATAAGAGCAAACATTTTCTAGAGAGCATCCGATCATACAATAATATGTTTTGCTTCACGTCGATGGGAGGGAAGATAGATTCAAGTTTAAATCGAGGTGGCTCCCCTCCAATTTTTAAACTTCATGGTCAGAATTATCATTTAATCGGAAGCCTACTTCCATGTGAAGGTTCATCCCCGAA acaAAATAACGACACAAATAATCTGCATTTAGAGTTAGTTTCTGATCTGAAGGTAATGTTGGATGAAAACAATGTTTTGGTCAAGTGTTTTAGGATGACCAAAGAAAGAATGATGGTAGAAGGACGATCCGATGTGAAATTAAAGTTGATTGGTAGAAGAAGTGGGGACGGAAGGAGATATAATCTTCCATCTGCTTCTGAGG TTGCTGCATTAATTGTGGGAGATTTCGACGAGTCTTTGGGCAACCGAGATATTTTAGTAGAAACTCAAACGGGCCAACTTAAACGTATCAATGAGTTGAATCCTGCGTATCTTGCTCTCCAATATCCTATACTTTTTCCATACGGTGAAGATGGTTATAGAGAAGATATTCCATTTTCAGAATCTAAATCAAGTATTGGAGGAAGAAAAAAGGTGAGTCTAAGAGAATTTTTTGCTTATCGACTGCATGATAGAGATTTTGAATCTTCGAGTATTTTGTTTTCAAGAAGACTATTTCAACAGTTCATTGTTGATGCATACACAATGGTTGAATCTGCAAGGTTGACATATATTCGGATGCATCAAAAACAATTGAGATGTGAGATGTACAAAGGTCTTCATGATGCGCTTTTGCATGGTGAAACAAACGCATCTACACAAGGAAGACGTATTATCTTGCCTTCTTCTTTTACTGGAGGGGCAAGATATATGATTCAGAACTATCAAGATGCGATGGCTATATGTAAATGGGCCGGTTACCCAGATTTGTTTATCACATTTACATGTAACCCAAAATGGCCagaaattttgagatttatcgAGCACTATGGGTTGAGGGCAGAAGACCGTCCAGATATTGTTTGCAGAATCTTTAAAATGAAGTTGGATGCCTTGATTAAAGATCTTCGAAGGAATAAAATATTTGGAAATGTTAAAGCAg TAATATACACCGTGGAATTCCAAAAGCGAGGATTAACGCACGCCCACATTTTGCTTTTCCTCTGTAAAGAAGACAAATATCCAGCAGCAGAGGCAATAGATCATATCATTTCTGCTGAAATTCCTGATGAAAAAAATGATCCTATTTATTATGGTGCAGTACGAGATCTAATGATGCACGGTCCATGCggaaaaacaagaaagaaatctCCATGCATGTCTAACGGTCGTTGTTCAAAGCATTTTCCTAAAAAGTTTGTTGAAGTAACATCAATTGATGAGGATGGATACCCAATTTATAGACGCAAAGATAATGGGCGAACAATTATCAAGAATGGTGTTAATCTGGATAACAGATTTGTTGTTCCCCATAATCGTTATTTGTTAATTCGGTACGGAGCCCATATGAATGTTGAATGGTGCAATCAATCTCGAGctatcaaatatttgttcaagtATATAAATAAAGGACATGATCATGTGACTGCCTCATTCTACAAGAGCTCAGATGATGATAGTTTAGGGAAAAATGTTGATGAAGTTAATATGTACTACGACTGCAGATATATTTCCCCGTGTGAGGCTGCTTGGAGAATTTTTGGATTTGATATTCAATACAGAGATCCACCCGTCGAGCGTCTGAGCTTTCATCTTCCGAAtgaacaaaatattattt cagattCAGATGAAATCAGTACCGTTCTCGATAGAACTACTATTAACCAGAGCATGTTTCTTGCTTGGATGGAAGC TCGTGGCGCCACGTGCTATGATGATATAACTTTTGTTAACGGTGTTCAATACCGTTCATTTCGTGATGCTTGCTATGCATTAGGGTTGTTGAATGATGACAAGGAGTATATCGACGACATTATTGAGGCAAGTCATTGGGCTTCAGCACAATCTCTGAGAGTTTTATTTGCTACTCTATTATCATCGAATTGTATCAGCCGACCTGAAGTTGTTTGGGAGTCATGTTGGACATATTTATCTGatgatattttatataaacGGCGTAACTTGCTGCAACACCAAGGTATGCATGAActgataatttatatatatatatatatatatatagaattaaGAAGTTATGCATTGGTTGATATTGAAAAGCTATTGCAAAGCTATGGAAAGAGTTTACGAGAACTCCAATCAATGCCTTTTCCCAGTGATCAATATTTTCAGTCTTCACGAAATAGACTAATTCATGATGAGTTGCGGTTTGATAGAAGATCTTTGTCGCAAGAACATGATAAACTCATTAATAATTTGAACTCAGAGCAGCGTCGTGTATATGATACAATAATGAAAGCAATTGCTTCAAATAAGGGAGGAGTATTCTTTGTTTATGGATATGGATGTACTGGAAAAACATTTGTCTGGAAAACTCTATCTGCATACTTGAGATCGAAAGGAGAAATTGTCTTGAATGTGGCATCAAGTGGTATAGCATCTCTTTTACTGCCTGGTGGAAGAACTGCTCATTCCCATTTTGCAATTCCATTTAATCCCAATGAGGAATCAACATGCAATATCAAACAAGGGAGTCATCTTGCAGAGCTTATTGTAAAATCTAAACTTATCATTTGGGATGAGGCTCCAATGACGCATAAGTTTTGTTTTGAAGCTTTGGATAAAAGTATGAAAGATATAATGAGATTTGTCAATCCTTCAAGCCTTCATTTGCCTTTTGGAGGCAAAACGGTTGTTTTTGGTGGCGATTTTCGACAAATATTGCCTGTTATTCCAAAAGGCAGTAGGCAAGATATTGTTCACGCCACTATTAATTCTTCATATCTTTGGAGACATTGTATAGTTTTGAGATTGACGAAAAACATGCGCTTACAGAATTTAGGTTATGATGAAGAATGTGCTAAAATCAAAAAATTTTCAGATTGGATTGCTAATTTAGGAGATGGAAAAATTGGAGAAGTTGGAGAACAAAATGACGGTTATGCGACAATAGATATTCCTGATGAACTTTTGATCAAAGATTGCAATGATTCTATAGCATCAATAGTTGAGAGTAC GTTGTATCTAAGTTCTGATACGACGTGTCACTCAGATAGAAATGTTGATCTACTGAATGATGTGCATACCCCTGAATTCTTAAATGGAATAAGATGTTCTGGAGTACCAAATCACGAGTTAAATTTGAAGGTTGGAACTCCAGTTATGTTGTTGCGGAACATAGATCATTCTCTTGGATTATGCAATGGCACTAGATTGATCGTGACAAGGCTCGGAAACCATGTTTTGGAAGGTAAAATTCTTACTGGAAGTAATGCATGTCATAAAGTGCTTATTCCAAGAATGTCATTGACGCCTTCTGATCTAAGGCTTCCTTTTAAATTTCAACGAAGACAATATCCATTGATTGTATCATATGCAATGACAATCAACAAAAGTCAGGGGCAATCATTGTCTCATGTAGGACTT TTTTTGAAGAACCCTGTTTTTAGTCATGGTCAGTTGTACGTTGCTGTATCTAGAGTTACGAATCCTGAGGGactaaaaattttgatatgtgATAGTGATAGCAACCCGAAAAATTCAACGACAAATGTTGTATTTAAGGaagtttttcaaaatttgtaa